The genomic DNA ACATCGAGGTGGAGCTCACCAGCGGCGAGGGCTCGTCGGTGGCCTGGGGGTGCGATCTCTCGTACGACTACGTGAAGATCAACGCGGACTACACCTCGCTCATCATCCCGAGACCGGATGGAGGCGTGGGCAAGGACGATCGGCTGGCCAACTACAGCCCCGCGTTCAAGACGACGCTGCTGGTCGAGGCGCTCTCGTACATCTCGCGCTTCAAGGGCAGGCGCTGCGTCATCCGCTTTGGCGGCGCGGCCATGGTGAAGGAGAACCTCAAGCAGTCCTTCTGCCGGGACATCGAGCTGCTGCGCTCGGCGGGCCTGCAACCCATCATCGTGCACGGCGGCGGGCCGGAGCTCACCCGCACGCTGGACAAGCTCGGACTGCGGCAGGAGGGCGAGCTCATCACCGACGACTCGGGCCTCAAGGTGGTGGAGATGGTGATCTCCGGCTCGGTGAACTCGGAGCTGGTCACCCTGCTCAACAAGCTGGGAGACCGGGCGGTGGGCCTGTCCGGCAAGGACGGGGCGCTGCTGCGGGCGCGGCGGATTCCGGGTGACGACGGACGCGCCAAGGAGCACGTGGGCGAGGTGACGCGCGTCAACCACGAGTTCCTGGAGATGCTCCTGGGGCAGGGCTACGTGCCGGTCATCTCCCCCATGGGGTTGGGCGAGGACGGGCAGACGTACGATCTGGGCTCGGACGCGGTGGCCTCGGAGCTGGCCAGTGCCCTCAAGGCGCACAAGCTCGTCTACCTGCACGATGCGCCGGGCATCCTCCGGGGCGAGGAGCTGTTCTCGGAGCTCACCTCGGCGCAGCTGGAGGCGCACCTGCTGGCCGGGGCGTTCTCCGGGAGCATGCAGACGCGCTCGAGGATGGCGCTGAAGGCGCTGAGCGCTGGCGTGGAGCGCGTGCACATCATCGACGGGCGGGTGCCGCACAGCTTGATCGCCGAGCTCTTCACCGACAAGGGCGTGGGAACGCTCGTCACCCGTTGAGCAGATGGCGAGAGGGCCTCGAACGTGAGTCCGACCCGGAACAATGGAGACAAGGCAGCGCGCCAGGACGCCATCCGCCGCGTCATCCGCACGCACGCGGTGGCGACGCAGGAGGAGCTGGGGCAGTTGCTGGCGCGCGAGGGCTTCGACGTCACACAGGCCACGCTGTCGAGGGACCTGGCGCAACTGGGGGCCATGAGGGTGTCGAGGCCCGAGGGCGGCACGGTCTACGGACTGGGCGAGGCGCCTCCCCCATCGGGCGAGGCGCGGCTGCTGGAGCTGGGGGAGATGATCCTCACGGTGGAAGACAACGAGATGTTGGTGGTGGTGCGTACGCGACCGGGCTCGGCGCCCCCGGTGGCGGCGGCCATCGATCATGCCCGGCTGGCCGAGAGCCTGGGGACGATCGCCGGAGATGACACCATCTTCGTCGCCCCGGCCCGTGGGAAGTCGGCCCGTACGCTGTCCAGGAAGTTGAAGGCGCTCTTCGGAAAGGAAGAAACCCCGTGACGATTGCCAAGACGGCCGCCTCCGGCGGATCCGGCCTCCACCCGGAGGTGCTGGCATTCACCAGCTCGCTGTCGCTCGACAAGGCCCTCCTGCAGGAGGATCTGGTGGGAAGCCTCGCGCACCTCACCATGCTGTCGCGCACGCGCATCATCCCCTCGGAGGACGCGAAGGCCATCCGCGAGCAGCTGGTGACCATCTGGAAGGCCGCGCAGGCCGGCACGCTCGTCCTCGCGGACGAGGAGGACGTGCACATGGCCGTGGAGGCGGAGATCACCCGCGTCCTCGGGGAGCGAGCGGGCCTGCTGCACACGGCGCGCTCGCGCAACGACCAGGTGGCGTTGGACCTGCGCCTGCACGTGCGGGAGAAGGTGGCCGAGGCGCTCGGGGTGGTGGCGAAGCTGCTGGAGAGCCTGGCGGCGCGGGCGGAGGCGGAGCGCGGGACGATTCTTCCCTCGTACACGCACCGGCAGAGGGCGCAGCCGATCTCGCTGGCGTACCTGCTGTGCGGGTACGGGGCGATGTTCGCGCGGGATGTGGACGGGCTGGGCTTCGTGCTGGAGCAGGTGTCCTCGCTGCCGCTGGGCGTGGGGGCGATTGGAGGCACGTCACTGCCCATCGACCGCGAGGTGACGCGCGAGCTGCTGCGCTTCCCGCGGATGACGATGAACGGGCTGGACACGGTGGGGGATCGCGACTTCGCGATGGACTTCGCGTACGCGGCGATGCGCTCGCTGCTGCACGCGAGCCGGGTGGCGACGGACTTCTACGACTTCGCCTCGCCGGAGTTCGGCTTCGTGAAGCTGGACGGGGAGATCGCCTGTGGCTCGAGCATGATGCCGCAGAAGCGCAACCCGGACGTGTTCGAGCTGATCCGGGGCAAGTCGGGACGCGCGGTGGGCAACCTGAACAACCTGGCGGTGCTGGTGAAGGGGTTGCCGGGCGGGTACAGCCGGGACCTGCAGGAGGACCGTCAGGTGCTGTTGGAGACGGGGCCGCTGCTGACGAGCGTGCTGTCGATGCTGAACCTGGCGTTGGGGAAGGTGTACTTCGACAAGGAGAGGTGCCTGGCGGCGGTGGAGTCGGACTACACGCAGGCAACGGACGTGGCGGAGGCTCTGGCGATGAAGGGGATTCCCTTCCGGACGGCGTACAAGGCGACGGGGGCGCTGGTGAGGGCGTGCCAGGAGAAGGGGCTGCCGCTGGCGAAGGTGACGCTGGAGCTGGCACAGTCGGTGGATCCGCGTTTCGACGCGGAGGTGTTGAAGAGCGCGGATCCGCGGCGGGCGGTGGAGCGCAAGGCCAACGCTGGGGGAACGGGACCGGCGTCGGTGGAGAAGCAGATAGTCGAGTTGAAGTCCCACGCGGCACGGGCGAGGACGATGGCGGATGCCATTCCCCGGCTCGGGTCCCTCTTCGAGTCCTTGCAGGAGGCAGCACTGTGAAGCGCGATTTCCTCACCCTGGCAGACCGTACCGAGGCCGAGTACCGAGCCCTCTTCGAGCGGGCGCACGCGCTGAAGGCGAGCCGCAAGCGCAAGGAAGTGGTGACGACGCTGGCGGGGCGGCACCTGGTGCTGGTGTTCGAGAAGGCGTCGACGCGGACGCACCTGTCGTTCGAGGCGGCGATGTACCAGCTGGGCGGCACGGTGACGACGATCACCGCGGGCACGAGCCAGATTGGCCGAGGCGAGACGATCGAGGACACGGCGCGAGTGATCTCGAGCTACGCGGACTGCATCATGTTCCGCACGTTCGGGGATGATCGGCTGAACGCGCTGGCGAAGGCCTCGAGCGTGCCGGTGATCAACGGCCTGTCGGAGGGAGGACACCCGGTGCAGGTGCTGACGGACCTGTTCACGGTGGAGGAGCGGCTGGGGAGCGTGAAGGGGAAGACGGTGGCGTTCGTGGGCGACTGCGCGAGCAACATGGGCCGGTCGTTCGTGGAGGCGACGCGCTACTTCGGGTTCGACCTGCGGCTGGGGTGCCCCGAGGGTTACCGCCCGTCGGCGTCCCTGCTGGCCGAGGCGGGAGCGCGAGTGCACGTGACGGCGGACGCGACCGAGGCGGTGAAGGGAGCGGACGTGGTGGTGACGGACGTGTGGACGAGCATGGGCCAGGAGGCGGAGTCGGCGAAGCGCAAGAAGGACCTGCACGAGTACCAGGTCAACGAGGCGCTGATGGCGAAGGCGAAGCCCGGAGCGATCGTGCTGCACTGCCTGCCGGCGCACCGAGGGGAAGAGATCACCGACGGAGTGATCGACGGAGGGCAATCAGCGGTGTGGGACGAAGCGGAGAACCGGATGCACGTCCAGAAGGCGCTACTGGAGCAGCTCATCCTGGGTTGATCACCCTCCCCCACTCACCCCTCTCCCTCTGGGAGAGGGACGGGGTGAGGGTATAAGGAGTCCCGGGTTGCCCACTGGAACCCGGGCCATCTCCGCGAGCCACGCCGGGAGACTCACCGCACGGGCAGGGACACCATGGCCTGGGCGAAGTGTTCGAACACCTGGCTCGCGGTGAGTGCGGGCTGTTCGTCGATATTGCCCAGCATGAGGGCGAAGACGACGCGCGGGTGCTCGGGATCACCGGGCCGCTCGGCGACGCCCACGTAGGCCTTCTGTCCCGAGAGCGTCCCGGTCTTGGCGCGGATGCGCCCCCGGATGCCATCGGTCACGGCGCTGCCCGCGAGCGTGCCATCCACGCCGGCGACGGGCAGACTCTCCAGGAGCGCGTGGGCATACGGCTCCTTGAGGGAGGTGTAGATGACCTCCACCAGGCCTCGAGCGGTGGCCACGTTGTAGCGAGACAGCCCACTCCCATCCGCCGGCCGCAGGAGCCGAGGGGAGATACCCCGGCGCACCAACTCCTGAGCCATGGCGTCGCGAAGCGCGGGGTAGCTCTCGGTGCCCATGCGCTCGCGGGTGAACAGCAGGCCGAGCCGCTCGGCGTAGATGTTGAGCGACTCCTTGTTGGTCACCTTCACCAGCTCGGCGAGCGAGGGGCTGACGAAGTCGAGGAGCGGCTCGCTCGAAGTAGCCGAGGGCACGGCGGCCACGCCGGGAGGAACGGGTGCGCGCCAGATGCCGCGGACGGCCAGCGCCTCCTCCAGGCACGAGGTGAACAGCGCCTGGGGCTCGTCGATGGCGACGCGCATGGAGGCCTTGCGCGGGCACTGCTGCGCGGTCGAGCGCCACACGCAGCGCATGCGCCCGGAGCCCCGCTCGCGCACGCAGCCGAGCCCGGCGCGCTGGGCATTCGGGTCGAGGTACACGACGGTGGGGGGCGCGTTGAAGGCCGGGGAGTAGCGGACGGTGATGGGCCGCCGGGGCTGCGAGGAGCAGTCCTGACCCTCGGGGCGCTCCAGGGACAGGTCCACCACGTTCTCGCGGAAGACGAAGGGCGTGGGGGCGGCGCTGTAGGCATAGGCCGCGTCGTCCCAGGCCCAGCCGGGGCCGAAGAGACCATAGGGGCCCTCATCGGCGTTGCTCACCCGCACCGCGCCGAGCCACTGCCGGATGCCGCGCGCATGGATGGCCTCGGCGAGCTGCTCGCAGGCCATGGTGGTCTCGGGGAAGCGCCACGAGCCCAGGGACGGGTCTCCGGACGCCTCGACCACGAGGTCTCCCAGGTAGAGGTTGCCCAGTTGCGTGCCCTCGAGGCGCACGGGGGTGTGGAAGCGGAAGTCCGGGCCGAACGCGGAGAGCGCCGCGGAGGTGGACACCACCTTCATCGTCGACGCGGGCAGCAGGCGCACGTGCTCGTGGCGCGCGTAGAGGGGCGCGCCCGTCACCGCGTCCACCATGAACACACTGGCCAGGGTGCCCTCGCTCTCGACGGACTCGAAGAGCGCGTTGGCCACCGAGACGAGGGTGGGCGGCGGGGGCGAGGACGGACGCGTCCCGCGGGGAAGACAGGCCGACAGCGCGAGGACGGCGGACAGGAGCGTCGTGAGGGGGAGACGGCGCATGGCCGCAAGGTACCACCGCCCTCTCGCAAGAGGGTCGACGCCGGGAGCCCTCACGGCTAGCTTCCCGCGCGAGTGTCCACTCAGGGGGCAAGAGAGCAGAGGGAGCATGAGGGACTTCTCCGAATACCGTGGGTACGAGGTGTACGGCCTGAGCGTGGTGGGGTTCGTGAAGGGGTTCGCCGCCTTCAGGAGCATCGCGACGACGTTCCTGATGCGGGAGAACATCGGGACGCTGGACCGGGAAGGCACCATCGTCATCGAGCCCCACGGCTGGTATCCGCTG from Archangium lipolyticum includes the following:
- a CDS encoding arginine repressor; protein product: MSPTRNNGDKAARQDAIRRVIRTHAVATQEELGQLLAREGFDVTQATLSRDLAQLGAMRVSRPEGGTVYGLGEAPPPSGEARLLELGEMILTVEDNEMLVVVRTRPGSAPPVAAAIDHARLAESLGTIAGDDTIFVAPARGKSARTLSRKLKALFGKEETP
- the argH gene encoding argininosuccinate lyase, with the protein product MTIAKTAASGGSGLHPEVLAFTSSLSLDKALLQEDLVGSLAHLTMLSRTRIIPSEDAKAIREQLVTIWKAAQAGTLVLADEEDVHMAVEAEITRVLGERAGLLHTARSRNDQVALDLRLHVREKVAEALGVVAKLLESLAARAEAERGTILPSYTHRQRAQPISLAYLLCGYGAMFARDVDGLGFVLEQVSSLPLGVGAIGGTSLPIDREVTRELLRFPRMTMNGLDTVGDRDFAMDFAYAAMRSLLHASRVATDFYDFASPEFGFVKLDGEIACGSSMMPQKRNPDVFELIRGKSGRAVGNLNNLAVLVKGLPGGYSRDLQEDRQVLLETGPLLTSVLSMLNLALGKVYFDKERCLAAVESDYTQATDVAEALAMKGIPFRTAYKATGALVRACQEKGLPLAKVTLELAQSVDPRFDAEVLKSADPRRAVERKANAGGTGPASVEKQIVELKSHAARARTMADAIPRLGSLFESLQEAAL
- the argF gene encoding ornithine carbamoyltransferase, yielding MKRDFLTLADRTEAEYRALFERAHALKASRKRKEVVTTLAGRHLVLVFEKASTRTHLSFEAAMYQLGGTVTTITAGTSQIGRGETIEDTARVISSYADCIMFRTFGDDRLNALAKASSVPVINGLSEGGHPVQVLTDLFTVEERLGSVKGKTVAFVGDCASNMGRSFVEATRYFGFDLRLGCPEGYRPSASLLAEAGARVHVTADATEAVKGADVVVTDVWTSMGQEAESAKRKKDLHEYQVNEALMAKAKPGAIVLHCLPAHRGEEITDGVIDGGQSAVWDEAENRMHVQKALLEQLILG
- the dacB gene encoding D-alanyl-D-alanine carboxypeptidase/D-alanyl-D-alanine endopeptidase, yielding MRRLPLTTLLSAVLALSACLPRGTRPSSPPPPTLVSVANALFESVESEGTLASVFMVDAVTGAPLYARHEHVRLLPASTMKVVSTSAALSAFGPDFRFHTPVRLEGTQLGNLYLGDLVVEASGDPSLGSWRFPETTMACEQLAEAIHARGIRQWLGAVRVSNADEGPYGLFGPGWAWDDAAYAYSAAPTPFVFRENVVDLSLERPEGQDCSSQPRRPITVRYSPAFNAPPTVVYLDPNAQRAGLGCVRERGSGRMRCVWRSTAQQCPRKASMRVAIDEPQALFTSCLEEALAVRGIWRAPVPPGVAAVPSATSSEPLLDFVSPSLAELVKVTNKESLNIYAERLGLLFTRERMGTESYPALRDAMAQELVRRGISPRLLRPADGSGLSRYNVATARGLVEVIYTSLKEPYAHALLESLPVAGVDGTLAGSAVTDGIRGRIRAKTGTLSGQKAYVGVAERPGDPEHPRVVFALMLGNIDEQPALTASQVFEHFAQAMVSLPVR